DNA sequence from the Neisseria mucosa genome:
ATATCGAAACGGTGAAAAAAATCAACAGGAATTTTTTTTCGGTTGAGAAAATTTTTTAGACTGTTTGCTTTATATCAAGATTTAAAAAAAATTTGATTGGAAAAGGCCGTCTGAAAACGGAAAGAATCGGTTTCAGACGGCCTTTGAATCAAGCGGGGTTAGAACTTGTAATCGACTTTGAACATGACGTTACGCGGTTGGCCGTAAATATTGTTAATGCCCATTGTGCGAATACGGTGGTTTTCATAGTAGCGGCGGTTGCCCAAATTGCTGCCGATCAAACTGAGGTTGAGATTTTTGGTCGGTGTGTAATGAACATCGGCATTCCAAAGCAGGTAGCCGCCTTGGCCTACATCCCACAAACTGTTGGTTTTGCTTTGCACGGTCATACCGCCGCCGATGGTCCATTTGCGGTCGGCAAAGGGGAGGCAGTAGCTGGTGTACAGGCGGAACATATGTTTGGGCGTATGTTTGCTGAAGTTTGTGCCGATGGGGTAACGCGCCCCTTCGCTTTCTTTATATTTGCTTATATTGAAAGCGTAGTTTGCCGATATTTTCCAATCTTCGGTGAGGTCGCCGGAGAGTTCGGCTTCAAAACCGCGGCTTTGAACTTTGCCGATGGCCTGATATGCCCATTCGCCCATAGCGTTGCGTTTATCTAAATCATACGGACGGTTTTTTTGAATGATTTGGTAGAGGGCAAACGAGCTGTTGAGCCTGCCGTTGCCAAACCAGTCGGATTTGAAGCCGATTTCGGTATTGGTACCGGTAATCGGGTTCAGGAGATTGTTGTCCATATCTCGGTTGGTCTGCGGTTTTTTGATTTGGGTATAGTTGGCATAGATGCTGTGGTTTTTGTCGACATCGAATGTAATGCCCAAGTAAGGGACAAGGCTGGATTTTCGGTATTCGGACAGTTTGCCTGTTTTGCGGTTGTCGAAGTCGTATGCCCAGTGTGTGTAACGCAATGCGCCCAAAATGTGGAGTTTGTGCCAAGGGGTAAAGAGAACGCCTGTCGATACGGCATGGTTGGTGATGGTGCGTTCGGTATCGGTATAGTTGGCGTTGCCGCTTGTCCAATCGGTGCGCACTACGCTCTTCCAGTCGTAATCGAAAATATTGTATTCGTTAGAGGTACGGGCTTTCCATAGGTTGTAGGAGCTGTTGTTTTCCCGTGAATAAGTGTAGTTGGCAAATGCCTGCTGTTCATTGCCTAAGGCTTGGAATTTGCCGGATACGCCGGTTTGGAAGGCAAATTGTTTGCCGGTGTTGTCGTATTTTTGGATGTTGTCGGTTGCACCGGTAAAGATGCCGTTCTGTCCGATGCCGGCGAACCTGCCGCCTGTATTGGCTGCGGTGGCGAAGTTTTGGGCGGATGAAGAACGGTTGTAGTTGAGCTTGCTGCTCCATTTCCAATTGTCGTTGATTTGATGGTCGAATTCAGCAAAGACATTGCGTTTGTACAAGCGGATTTGATTCCATTCCGCGCCCAGATAGGTATCTCTCGGAAGGTTAAGGTCAAAGCCGTTGCCCATCGGTACGCCGTAGAAATCGGGTGTTTCTTCGGTGCGTTGGTACAGGCCTCCAAGTGTGGCTTTGCTGTTCTCGCCGATATCGGCCTCTAAAATCCCGTACAGCATTTGACCTTTGGTTGGGTTTTTGTCTTGGAAAGTTTTATTGCGTGTCAGGCTGGAAACCAAACGGCCGCGGACGCTGTGACTGCTGTTTAAGCTGCCCGATACGTCGCCGATCAGGCCTGCTGCGCCGAAACGGTCGGTCATAAAACTTAAGGTTGCCTGCGTATTGGCGGTCGGACGTTTGCGTACGGCATTGATTGTGCCGCCGGGTTCGCTGTTGGATTGGGTCAGGCCGGTCGGACCGCGGACAACTTCGATATGGTCGTAGATGGCCAGATTGCTCATGCTTTGAGGGTCGTTGTACGGGTTGCCGGACGAACCTGCAACGGTAGTGGATAAGCCGTCTTCTTCAATTTGATCGATGTAAAAGCCGCGCGACTGATAACGCCAACGGCCAGAATCGGGAATCACGTTGATGCCGGTTGTGGTTTTTAAGGCTTGTTCCATATTGGTCATGCCTTGGTTATCCAGCTGCGTTTTGGTAATCACGCTCACCGACTGCGGCGTTTCTTTCGGAGACAAGGTAAGGCCGGTGGTGGTGCGCATGGCTGAAGTTGTGTAGGAGTCGCGGTTTTCGGTGCGGGTGGAACGGTTTTTGCCGGTTACGTTGACGGTTTGCAGCTCGGCAGTT
Encoded proteins:
- a CDS encoding TonB-dependent siderophore receptor, with the translated sequence MNAPTLKTLALIIATLPYAALADNTATPKLEQTAELQTVNVTGKNRSTRTENRDSYTTSAMRTTTGLTLSPKETPQSVSVITKTQLDNQGMTNMEQALKTTTGINVIPDSGRWRYQSRGFYIDQIEEDGLSTTVAGSSGNPYNDPQSMSNLAIYDHIEVVRGPTGLTQSNSEPGGTINAVRKRPTANTQATLSFMTDRFGAAGLIGDVSGSLNSSHSVRGRLVSSLTRNKTFQDKNPTKGQMLYGILEADIGENSKATLGGLYQRTEETPDFYGVPMGNGFDLNLPRDTYLGAEWNQIRLYKRNVFAEFDHQINDNWKWSSKLNYNRSSSAQNFATAANTGGRFAGIGQNGIFTGATDNIQKYDNTGKQFAFQTGVSGKFQALGNEQQAFANYTYSRENNSSYNLWKARTSNEYNIFDYDWKSVVRTDWTSGNANYTDTERTITNHAVSTGVLFTPWHKLHILGALRYTHWAYDFDNRKTGKLSEYRKSSLVPYLGITFDVDKNHSIYANYTQIKKPQTNRDMDNNLLNPITGTNTEIGFKSDWFGNGRLNSSFALYQIIQKNRPYDLDKRNAMGEWAYQAIGKVQSRGFEAELSGDLTEDWKISANYAFNISKYKESEGARYPIGTNFSKHTPKHMFRLYTSYCLPFADRKWTIGGGMTVQSKTNSLWDVGQGGYLLWNADVHYTPTKNLNLSLIGSNLGNRRYYENHRIRTMGINNIYGQPRNVMFKVDYKF